The following nucleotide sequence is from Candidatus Zixiibacteriota bacterium.
GGTCTCCAGGCCTGCTTTGGCTGGCTCCATCAGGGGCGAGTGAAACGCTCCTCCAACCTCAAGCATCATGGCTCGTTTGGCTTTGGCTTCCTTGGCCAGCTCAATCGCTTTTTCAACGCCCACCACTTCACCGGAGACGGCTATTTGAATGGCGGAGTTATAATTAGCAGGAATCACCACCCCCGCAGCTGATGCGCGATTGCAAATATCTTCCGTTTTGTCCGCCGAAAGACCCACTATGGCCGCCATCGTACCCGGTCTTTGAAGGCAAGCTTCTTCCATCAGGGCGGCCCGTCTGACAACTGCCTTAATGGCCTGCTCGCAAGTCATAGCACCCGCAACTGCCAACGCCCCGTATTCGCCCAACGAATGTCCGGCGACAAAGTCAAAGGACGGAAGCTTGTCGCCCAAAACGGTCAAAACCGCCAGAGAATGTAGCAAGATCGCGGGTTGAGTGAAGCGGGTTCGTTTCAACTCCTCGACCGGACCCTCAAACGAGAGCCGGGCAATATCATAGTCCATCTCAGTGGACGCCAATTCGTACAGGGCACGTACATCAGCCGAATGGGCATGTAGATCCTGCCCCATGCCAACATACTGCGAAGCCTGCCCCGGAAAGAAAAGAACTGTCTTACTCATAAATCCTACCACTTCACCAGGGCTGCACCCCATATCAGCCCGCCGCCAAAGGCTACCATCAGAATGTGGTCCCCGGATTTGAGGATACCCTGACGGTTGGCTTGATCCAGTGCCAGAGGGACAGAGGCAGCGGAGGTGTTGCCATACATTTCAATATTCTGAAATACTCTGCTTTTGTCTACTTTTAGTCGTTTAGTTAGAGCATCGATAATCCTGATATTAGCCTGGTGCGGAACGACCAACGAAATATCATCAGCGGTCAGTCCAGCCTGCTCAACAACCTTCTGTGCCGCATTACACATCTCACGGACAGCCACCTTGAAAACATCAGACCCGATCATCATGATCTTGTCCTTGCCGTTTTCAAGATTATTGTGGTCATAAGGAACCCTTGTACCGCCTACTTCCATCCACAATAGCCTGGCCAGGCGGCCATCGGACTTCATGAAAGTTGAGATTACTCCGCTGCCATTGGTTTCGGCACTCAAGACAGCAGCCCCG
It contains:
- a CDS encoding ketoacyl-ACP synthase III, translating into MVHKIRAKIIGTGSYAPPRRMTNADFERLVDTSDEWIITRTGIKERRIADPDMMGSDMAAEACRNALDMAECTPEEIEMLIVGTVTPDYRLPSEACVVQEKLGLVNAVAFDIAAACTGFINGLSLASSVIESGQAKKVMVVGCERLSSITNYEDRSTCVLFGDAAGAAVLSAETNGSGVISTFMKSDGRLARLLWMEVGGTRVPYDHNNLENGKDKIMMIGSDVFKVAVREMCNAAQKVVEQAGLTADDISLVVPHQANIRIIDALTKRLKVDKSRVFQNIEMYGNTSAASVPLALDQANRQGILKSGDHILMVAFGGGLIWGAALVKW
- the fabD gene encoding ACP S-malonyltransferase, which produces MSKTVLFFPGQASQYVGMGQDLHAHSADVRALYELASTEMDYDIARLSFEGPVEELKRTRFTQPAILLHSLAVLTVLGDKLPSFDFVAGHSLGEYGALAVAGAMTCEQAIKAVVRRAALMEEACLQRPGTMAAIVGLSADKTEDICNRASAAGVVIPANYNSAIQIAVSGEVVGVEKAIELAKEAKAKRAMMLEVGGAFHSPLMEPAKAGLETYLANETYKAPSVPVVANVTAQPVTTAEAIRPLLVSQVTSPVRWAQTMKYLVEQGVDTVYEIGPGKVLSGLARRDMRPEKQISLDTLSDIETFTAGPE